The DNA sequence TTGGAAAAATCTATAATATCCGTTAGGCGCAAGACGAAGCATAAGCTCGCCGAATGTAACTACTTTTTTCATTATTTTTCTGCCTCCATTTTTTCAAGCGCTTCTTTTACAAAGAAGCTACCACCTATAGCCACTATTTTATCAAATGCCAAAAATTCATCTATATTGCTTCTATCAACTCCGCCGGTGGGAATAAATTTAACCTGTGGGAATGGTGCTGAAAGCGCCTTTAGCGCTTTAAGACCGCCATAGACATTTGCCGGAAAGAATTTCACTGTTGTAATCCCAAATTCGAGTGCCGCCATAATCTCGGTAGGAGTTACACATCCGGGATAATAAGGAACATTTTTCTCCTTACAAATAGTTGCAACAGCAGGGGAAAATCCGGGAGATACGATAAAGGTTGCGCCTGCAGCAAGTGCCATCTCGCACTGTTCAGCATTGATAACAGTTCCTGCCCCAACCTCCATATCCGGATAATTTTTTACTGCATAAGCGATAGCCTCTGCTGCACAAGCAGTACGGAATGTAATTTCCGCACAATTAATATTGTTATTTTTAAGTGCAGTCAAAATTTTATCAGTTTCAGATAACTCCTTGATGACCACAACAGGAATATACTTTTCCATTTTTCAACCATCCTTTTTGCATTACATAACTGCAATAATTGTCATTTATATTTATTATATTAAAAAATAACACTATGTCAATAAACAACATTCATTTTTATTATCAAAAGCTGATTTTTAAAAAATATATAAGTTTCCTCTTTCTTTTATTTTTATTTATTGACATTTTTTTACGCTCTTAGTATAATATAATAGATTGTTTTAGAAAGGTTAAAGCTATTGATGATATACAATAATATTTTAGAAGCTATGGGCAATACTCCCATAATTCGTTTGAATCATATGACGGGGCCTAATGACGCTGAAGTTCTTGTGAAATTTGAAGGACTCAATGTCGGCGGTTCAATAAAAACACGCACTGCTTATAATATGATTTGTGATGCAGAGCAAAAAGGTCTTATAAATAAAGATACTATTATTGTTGAGCCTACAAGCGGTAACCAAGGAATTGGCTTAGCTCTTGTCGGTGCAGTAAGGGGCTATAAGGTGAAAATAATTATGCCCGATTCTGTAAGTGAAGAAAGACGACTTCTTGTGCGTCAGTACGGTGCTGAGGTTATTCTTGTTCACGATGCGGGAAATATAGGTCTTTGCATCGAAGAATGTCTTGAGTTAGCTCTTAAAATGAAGGCTGAAAACAAAAATGTTTTTGTTCCTCAGCAGTTTGAAAATCCCGCTAATCCTGCTATACAGCGCAGCGCTACTGCAAAAGAAATACTTGAGCAGGTAAATGGTGAAATTCACGGTTTTTGTTCAGGAATAGGTACGGGCGGTACTATAACAGGTATAGGTGAAGTGCTTAAAGAAGCTAATCCCGATATTCTTATTTGGGCGGTAGAGCCTGAAAATGCTGCTATACTTTCCGGCGGTTCAATAGGTACACACGTTCAAATGGGAATTGGCGACGGTATTATTCCTGAGATACTTAACCAAAAAATATATAACGATGTCTGTATTGTAAAAGACGAAGAAGCATTGCAAGCATCTAAGGATTTAGCCGCTAAGGAAGGTATTCTTTGCGGAATTTCCAGCGGAACAAACGTTGCAGCAGCAATTCGTCTTGCTAAAAAGCTTGGAAAAGGCAGGCGTGTCGTAACTGTTTTACCTGATACTGCCGAAAGATATTTTTCGACTCCGTTATTTGAATAAGAATTTAGCACGTCTACGCATTGGAAATGCAGGTTAGTATTCAGTTTTCACAATAAGAAAATAAATCAAATTTTACGCAGTCCAAGTTACTATCAAAAATTTCACGTCAACATACAGGCGTGGAGTTTTAAAATATTACATAGGAGATGTATTAAAATGGAAATGCTAAAAAAATTTTTCCCCAACGCTTTTAAAGCAACTGACCTCAAATCATTTATAACGGCTCTCGTTATATATGTTTTGATCGATATTGTCTGCGGTTTTGTAATTGGCCTTCTGGCAAAGATTCCGCTTATAGGCATTATCTTTTCAATTGTTGGCTCGTTAGTGGGACTTTATGCTCTTGTCGGCATCATACTTTCTGTTCTCGTTTTTGTTAAGGTTATAAAATAATTCCAAAACCCCCTCTATCCAAATAATCGGATAGAGGGGGTTTTCTCAGCTTTTGATATTTTTTATTTATTTAATATCCAGCCACAATCTCCGTGGTAAATCATTTGTTTTGTCATTCCGCCGTCAATGCAAATATTTTCACCTGTAATAAAGCCTGCCATATCAGAGCACAGATAAAGCACCATATTTGCAATATCCAAAGGATTTCCTACTCTTCCTGCGGGCTGTTGTACGGCATCAGCTCCTTCATAAGCTTTATAATCATTATCAATCCAGCCCGGTGATATAGAATTAACTCTCACTCTACCGGAAAAGCTTACCGAAAGTGCATGAGTCAAGGCGCTGATAGCACCTTTAGCAGAGGTATAGCTCTCTGTCTGAGGCTGACTCATACGGTCACGGGAGGAGGAAATATTGACAATGCTTGCCCCTTTTGAAAAATACGGTGCAAAGAGCTTAGAAAGATAAAACGGCGCTGTTACTCCTACCTTTAAGGCATATTCAAAATCCTCGTAGCTTCCCTCTTCTATGCCGCACATTTTAGGTGGAGCGTTGTTAATAAGGCAATCTACTCTGCCACAATCTGAAATTATCTTGCTTGCAAAGCTTTCCAAAATCTCCTTATCTGCAATATCACCAACAAAATAATCATTACTAAGAATATCAATTATACAGACCTTGGCACCCGCCTTTTCAAACTGTTCCTTGATGCATTTTCCTATTCCTCTGGCACCGCCTGTTATTACAACTATTTTATCTTTAAAATTAAACATTTCAATTTCCTCTTTCTTGTATAAAAACCTGCAGTTTTTACACCGCAGGTTTTTAATTGAACAACTTAGTATTACTTATTTGACATAGCTTCAGAAATAATAGCTATTACTTTATCATAACAGCCACCGCAGCCTGAAGAACAATGGGTTGTTTCTTTAACAGCATCAAATATTCCTAACAGATTATTTATATTGTTGTGCTTTTGTATTTCATTCAAAATGTCGAAATAGCTAACGCTGTTACATTTACATACCACATAATCTTCAACTGATGAAGTATTAAGAGGCTTCAATTCACAAGCTTTTATTTCAACATCTGCTTTCCAAAGTCCGTGCAAATTACAGTAAGCATATACCGCAACAGGCTTTTCATCGGCAAGAGCAAAGCTTACCTTAGGTGCTTTACCTATTTCAAGGCACTTACGCTGACCGCCCTTATCTGTTTGCAAATATACCCAAAGAATACTGTGTTCTTTGGTCATCGGATGTTCTATTTCACCTATCTCTACATTTACAGTATTTTCTGAAACACTTACAACAGGAATATGCTTTTCACGGCTTGCTTCTGCTACGCCTGCTTCAAGTTTTGTCATTTTTTGGCCGCAGCACATCATAGGAACACCTGCATCGTGAATCATTCCTATTAAATTCCCGCAATGCTCACAAATAAAAAATCTAATTTCACACATATTTTTCCACTCCTTTTGTTCTTGAGCCTATTATAATACAAAGCTTTTATTTTTTCAATAATTATTTAATGAGATTTTTCGACGTATCAATCAAAAATAACTGATTTTTTCTTACCGTTTTTATTTCTCGGATATTCTCTTATTCTAACAATAAAATCAAAATTTATCAATTCATCGGCGCCTGCTTTTTCCACAAGAATTCCGCCCTCGTTAACTTCTTTGATAATTCCTGTAAGCTGTGAATTAAAGGTATAAATAATACATTCCTTCCCCAAAAATTTCTGAGCTAATTCATACATTTGAGTATCATCCTTTTTTCTTTTATTCAAAATATTTTTTATAACTGTTTTTTCGTTACGCTGTGTTATGAAAATAATCAAAAACATCATAACTATCGGTATATACGCTATCATATACGAATATTCCACGGTATTTCTCCCAATTATTTTAATTTCTTTCCGTCAGAAAAAGCATTGCCGACCTTTTCGCCAAGCTTAATATATGTATGATGCACAGGGTCATATGTAATTGCTTCAAGCTTTACAGGGTCGATTTGTCCATCTGTTCCCAACACCGTTTCATCTGCGCTGACATTTACAATTTCACCAATACAGATACCATCCTCGTTGAATTTGAGCAGCTTACACTCAACAGTCATCGGAAATTCGTTGATAACAGGCGCATTTACAAAGGCGGATTTCACAGTAGTAAAACCTGCTTTATCCATTTTATCAGAAACTTTATTTCCCGAAACAATACCAACGTAATCAGCTTCTATAACGTGCTTTGCATCGGCAATACTTACCGTAAAAGCACCGCTTTCAATTATGTTTTTTGTAGTCTTATGGTCATCTGCAAGACATACCATTATCTGATTTGTATCATAAGTTCCGCCCCAAGCTGCGTTCATACAGCACGGCTTGCCGTTCTTATCATAAGCAGCAACAATAAATACGGGCATAGGATACATCCAGGTTTTTACTCCAAAATCTTTACGCATATAAATTTACCTCCTATATATTTCTATTGCTTTGGAAATGAATTCTGCGGTGTCGGGGGCGTGTTTATCAATGTTATTTTTAAAGCGTTTGTCGGCGACATACATTTGACCGAGCCCTGCGAGAATTTCGCCAGTACAGTGGTAGTAATTATCGGTGATATAGTTTTGCATTTCTTTTACAAGAGTCTGAGCTTCAATTGAGTCAGCAGTGTGTCCGCTTCTCTTGCACTCGGCAAATTTTGCAAGTATTTCATTAAGACCATCGTTTGCCCGTTGCCATTTATCTGTAGTATAAGCTGCGGTTTTCTTTTCATATTCCTGATATGCGACGGTGTCGCCCCAGCGTTCTTTAACCTCTCTATCGTAATTATTCATCATTTTTCCCCCTTATTTCATACGGCCAGTCTATTATATATATTATATCATTTATTTTTACTTTTCTCAATGCTATTTTTACACTTGAAGTTTATATTAAAAATGCGGTATAATACATAGAAAGAAAGCGAGGGCTTTTTATGAAAACTATTACTGTCCGTTCCTATCCTTCTCCCCTTTCCCGAGTTTGTCTCGGAACAGGCTCTATGGGAGAATTGGGATTAACAGGCAAGCCAAAAGAAGCTGCCTTTGATATTCTTGATGCTTATTATCAATTAGGCGGCCGTCTTCTTGACACTGCAAATATATATGGA is a window from the Oscillospiraceae bacterium genome containing:
- a CDS encoding flavin reductase family protein, encoding MRKDFGVKTWMYPMPVFIVAAYDKNGKPCCMNAAWGGTYDTNQIMVCLADDHKTTKNIIESGAFTVSIADAKHVIEADYVGIVSGNKVSDKMDKAGFTTVKSAFVNAPVINEFPMTVECKLLKFNEDGICIGEIVNVSADETVLGTDGQIDPVKLEAITYDPVHHTYIKLGEKVGNAFSDGKKLK
- the cysK gene encoding cysteine synthase A, encoding MIYNNILEAMGNTPIIRLNHMTGPNDAEVLVKFEGLNVGGSIKTRTAYNMICDAEQKGLINKDTIIVEPTSGNQGIGLALVGAVRGYKVKIIMPDSVSEERRLLVRQYGAEVILVHDAGNIGLCIEECLELALKMKAENKNVFVPQQFENPANPAIQRSATAKEILEQVNGEIHGFCSGIGTGGTITGIGEVLKEANPDILIWAVEPENAAILSGGSIGTHVQMGIGDGIIPEILNQKIYNDVCIVKDEEALQASKDLAAKEGILCGISSGTNVAAAIRLAKKLGKGRRVVTVLPDTAERYFSTPLFE
- a CDS encoding SDR family oxidoreductase — encoded protein: MFNFKDKIVVITGGARGIGKCIKEQFEKAGAKVCIIDILSNDYFVGDIADKEILESFASKIISDCGRVDCLINNAPPKMCGIEEGSYEDFEYALKVGVTAPFYLSKLFAPYFSKGASIVNISSSRDRMSQPQTESYTSAKGAISALTHALSVSFSGRVRVNSISPGWIDNDYKAYEGADAVQQPAGRVGNPLDIANMVLYLCSDMAGFITGENICIDGGMTKQMIYHGDCGWILNK
- the eda gene encoding bifunctional 4-hydroxy-2-oxoglutarate aldolase/2-dehydro-3-deoxy-phosphogluconate aldolase; the protein is MEKYIPVVVIKELSETDKILTALKNNNINCAEITFRTACAAEAIAYAVKNYPDMEVGAGTVINAEQCEMALAAGATFIVSPGFSPAVATICKEKNVPYYPGCVTPTEIMAALEFGITTVKFFPANVYGGLKALKALSAPFPQVKFIPTGGVDRSNIDEFLAFDKIVAIGGSFFVKEALEKMEAEK